The following proteins are encoded in a genomic region of Arachis ipaensis cultivar K30076 chromosome B02, Araip1.1, whole genome shotgun sequence:
- the LOC107626385 gene encoding F-box/kelch-repeat protein At1g57790 yields the protein MSGKRRRKLKSLVDTINDNKRLAIEVKNENLELQTWSDLPAELLELILSRLALDDNVRASVVCKRWHPVAIAVRIVNQSPWLMYFPKFGDLYEFYDPVQRKTYSVELTELSGSRVCYTKDGWLLLYRPRTHQVFFFNPFTREVIKLPRFEMTYQIVAFSCAPTSPGCVLFTVKHVSPTIVAISTCYPGATEWKTVNYQNRLPFVSSIWNKLVFCNGLFYCLSLTGWLGVFDPSERSWSVLSVPPPKCPENFFAKNWWKGKFMTEHNGDIIVIYTCSSENPILFKLDQSIMEWEEMRTLDGVTLFASFLSSHSRIDLPGMMRNSVYFSKVRFYGKRCISFSVDDYRYYPRKQCHDWGEQDPFENIWIEPPKDFSGFT from the exons ATGTCAGGGAAAAGAAGGAGAAAGCTGAAATC GTTAGTTGATACAATTAATGACAATAAAAGGTTGGCAATTGAGGTGAAAAATGAAAATTTAGAACTACAAACTTGGTCTGATCTCCCTGCGGAACTCTTAGAGTTAATCTTATCTCGTTTAGCTCTAGACGATAATGTTCGTGCATCTGTTGTTTGCAAGAGATGGCATCCTGTTGCTATTGCTGTACGCATCGTAAACCAATCACCATGGCTGATGTATTTTCCGAAATTTGGTGATTTGTATGAATTCTATGACCCGGTGCAGCGGAAGACTTATTCAGTTGAGTTGACCGAATTGAGTGGATCTAGAGTTTGTTACACAAAAGATGGTTGGTTACTGCTATACCGCCCCAGAACTCACCAAGTGTTCTTCTTTAATCCATTTACTCGAGAAGTGATCAAATTGCCAAGATTTGAGATGACATACCAGATAGTTGCCTTCTCTTGTGCTCCAACATCGCCCGGCTGTGTTTTATTTACCGTTAAGCATGTTAGCCCCACAATCGTGGCTATTAGCACATGTTATCCTGGGGCAACAGAATGGAAAACGGTTAATTACCAGAATCGCTTGCCCTTTGTTAGTAGCATATGGAATAAGCTTGTGTTTTGTAATGGACTCTTTTATTGCCTAAGTCTTACAGGTTGGCTAGGGGTTTTTGACCCATCTGAACGCAGTTGGAGTGTTCTTTCGGTCCCTCCTCCAAAGTGCCCGGAGAATTTTTTTGCCAAAAATTGGTGGAAAGGAAAATTTATGACAGAGCATAATGGAGATATCATAGTAATTTATACATGTTCTAGTGAAAATCCCATTCTTTTTAAGTTAGATCAGTCAATAATGGAATGGGAAGAGATGAGAACACTGGATGGAGTAACCCTTTTTGCTAGTTTCTTATCATCTCATTCAAGGATTGACCTTCCAGGAATGATGAGAAACAGCGTGTACTTCTCTAAAGTTCGATTTTATGGAAAGCGTTGCATATCATTCTCCGTCGATGACTATAGATACTATCCTCGGAAGCAGTGCCACGATTGGGGCGAACAAGACCCATTCGAGAACATTTGGATTGAACCGCCAAAGGACTTCTCTGGCTTCACATGA